One Hippopotamus amphibius kiboko isolate mHipAmp2 chromosome 12, mHipAmp2.hap2, whole genome shotgun sequence genomic window, CCAGTACATAGAAACCATTTTACAAAGTAATTCATTGTCAAGTAATTTGGTGTTTCATAGTTAAAAATATCTTTCCCAGGAGTGAATCTGACTTTATCACACTCTTAGGAAAAAGATTCCATCCCAAACCAGACATGCAGAGTCCTGTATGCCTTGGCCCCACCTCATGCCCCCTATATGCCAGATACACTGGGCACAGTGGCCTTCTCCTCATCCCATGAAGGTGCCATTCCCtctcaccacagggcctttgcacgtgatCTTGGaaccttcttccctttcctcttcatCTAGTTAACTTCTCATAACTCAGCTCAGCCTCACCTCAGTTATGCCTTCCCCCAATCTCCATGACTGGGACAAACCACCTTATTATACACTCACCACAGTGTTAATATTTTAGTGCAGTTGTCTGGTTCATTTGGTTAATGTCTCTTTCCCTTCCTAGACTATCATCTCCAGAGGGTCGAGCCCATGTCTGTTTTCACTCATAGCACGTCTGTATCCCCAAGACCTAGTAACCGTACCTGGCATGGGGAAGTTTTACAGAGTGGCCAGAGTTTATTCCTAAACCAATGCACTTTATCCAGACTTGGTCAAATGCTGCCTAGTGGTACAGCAGCGTCACAGAGCTGACCTGGAGGATAGACACCGCATTATCTGTGACAGACAGTCGCAGACATTTGTGCATTACGTACAGCCTGGTATTTTAAAAGACACAGTTGGCAGCAAGTGAAATGCTTCAGAAGAATGAAGTCTAATGTTAGTCAGGCATCAGTACGAATGCAGATCACAATCCCTGATGCAATGCTGGAATCTTAAATAACTGTCTAAGAATGCAACatgcatattataaatatatgctatttgtgTTCTGAACATCACTTATGATTAGGTAATCACCCAGCTATTTGAGGATTAAGGATCAGGCTGGACTATAAATATTAATAGTGTGTCAGTGCTTTGATTGAACTGTTAAGTATCATATTTTTAGCTGAATGGGTTTTTATATCAACTTTACTTTTCTAAGCCATGTTACTAGATATCATGGGATGTGTTTTGTGTGTCCAAGTAGCCCAAACTGGACTTCAGCAATCTCCCTTAATTCCCAACAACTGACACAGAATTTCATTGGTGTTACTTTTAGTATTTTCTGCCAAAGCAGGGCTATGTATACAATACAGGGTATGCTCATTATTTTTCCAAGGAACAAAATTATATAATCTGAATTacataattctttaaaaacaggTCAATTTATAAGgtattggggaaaatatttgaataagacATTGGTTAAACAGTTGTGGTGaatatatttttgtgaaaaataatggCACAATAGAGCTAGAATAGTTATAACATATGTAACTCGTGGTCTAAATCTGCATTTGCAACATTGGCTTCCCCCGGAATTACCAAAGAATTAGATACATTCTAGGAAGAATGTCTAGTGTGCTCTCATCACATTAAACaaagaataagatttttttttaaatttcaggtaaAGTTTAGTATTGCACCTTAATTTATTATATAGACGCTTCTACCtacattctttatttttgctGTCCAATTCTTGTTTTTGGAGAAGCATTAATCACTGTATACATAAAGAAACCATATATGCTTGTGGACGTGTGGAGAGTCCTGAACCAGAAATGATTTGTTCTGAATACAACGGATGTTTCCCTGCACCTTAGACTtacctttctctgttttctctattACACAGGCAATTGCCAGCCCCTCTGGTTCACACATCTGATCACTGTCATCTAATACGCAGACTCAGTAGTATCGGAGCTCAGAATTTTCCTTGGCTTCTATATGTCTAGATTTTAGATCAATGTTTAGTCATGTCACTGAATAGCcctttaattataaatattcatgGGAAAATCATGCAACTATGGTGTACATATACTCATAGGCTGCGTATTTGCTAATTTTGCTGTGCCTTTACCATCTGAGCTATAAACCAGATTCTATTATTGGGTAACACTAAAAAAGGCGTGTTAGGGACTTCCAGCAGCATGTTTTGGCCCATAAAATAAAgccaattccatttctgggacaTTAAAGGACATTCGCGGAGTTCTGAAAagaatttttcatcttccccCCAAATCCACAGACCCTTGGAAAGTTAATGATTGAAAAGACCAGTGTAATAAGGTATTGTAACATCTAATATTATTATGTCTTAATTTTTAGAGAAACttaattttctcctctctgttccctTCACAGAATCATGTTGCTTGCCGTGGCAATCCTCTCTCTCTATTCAGTTCATCTTTTATTAAAGACCGCCAAGGAAGGAGGTATGCTACTCCTTAGACCTAAGACATGGTATTTTGATTCTCCTTCAAGGGTACTTCGGTCTCTAGCTCCATACCTGTAGGATGATGCTAGTCAATtctacatttccttttcttctaaccCCAGTCACATGGTATCTCTCCATGTTTTTAGTTATCTGggcaagggaaacaaatgaaAGTCAACCTGCTCAGGTTCAAGCCAAATAGACAAAAAGACTTTTGGTGGATGATAGAAATAACAGTTCTGACATGCTGCATGAAGTCAAGATGAATGAAGGCATCACTTCTTGTTTGGAGAACATTTACCATATTTTGTAATGGCTTTTGAGATTGCGTATTTGGGGGTTGTAATTTCTATATCATGTTTATTTACATGTTTGAGGCTCCAGTGTAGAATTacattatagaaatattttagtcattaaaacagtttttttttaacaagattcTTTTAATCTTTGATTATAGGAtctttaatttatgaaaaattagGTGAAAAGGCATTTGGATGGCCTGGAAAAATTGgagcttttatttccattacaatGCAGAACATTGGAGGTAAGAGGATCTAGCTTTCAACAAACCATTTAAACTTTCTAAAAGAtgttcaagaaataagaaaactcaaTGGCAGTGAACAAGCactttaaatacagaaaaaaagctgctttatcatttttaaatttaaaacataaagtttCCTACATAGATTTGCTATCCCTCTTTAATTAAAAACAGCgatatttaagaaatgaaatactaTATAAAACCCTACCAAATAAATTCTAGAGTTAAAATATAGACTAAAACCTTTCTTGATTTCAAATGCTGTGATGGCTTTACTTattaccttaaaaaattaaagcattagTGCTTATATCTGTCATTGCCCAAACAGTTGATGTGTCACATGTATGATTGAGTTTAtttcataaaagggaaaattcagTATCTGAGGCACAAAGCCAAATTTTGGGGTCCTTGAGACACAGCCTGCACAGAGCCAGCCCACTGGAGAGTGTCCCTAGAAGTTGTGCTAAAGCAAATATCTGAGTAGGCATTGGGAGCActataaaacacagatttcttgGTTCTACAGATTCTTATAGTTCCTACTGAAGGATCAGTTCCAGAGGAGAGCCTAGcagtaatgtatttttaatagtgTTCTAGGTGATATGTATCCCTACCAGCTTCACTGGTCCTATCATGTCTTTGAGCCTCAAAAGGCATCTTGACCCATGTTTCAGACGTCCTACTGGTTATGTCCCCTTGCACAACCCAGACTGTATCACCACATAGTGGCACTTATTTCCTCACCTCCTACTCAGTCCCCAGAGCTGTTATTCTATACTTCTGTTCTTTCATCTCAGTGAATAATACCAGCAGCATCCAGTTTCCTAAGCCAGAAATCTGGGTGTCAGCCTAAaacttttccctctctccctaaCCCTAACCATCCAATCAAATATCAGCTCTTACCCATTCTTTCTCTTGTTTATCTTTTgaatctctcctctccttctagtCTCACCACCACATTTCAGGTGATTACTATTTCTGCTCAGACTGTTGCAATAGCATTCTACCTGGTCCTCCTGTCTTGAGTTTCCCCTCTTCCATCTGTGATTCATCCTCCAAATTAACTTTCCCAAATTCAGATCTACTCTTGCTTCTCACAGGTATAAAGTTCTTCAGCATGCCTTCATTATTTTCAAgggaaattttaactttttagtcTGACATATAAAGGGCTTCATTATCTTCCCTTTGCCTACCTCTCTCATACCTTTCCTACAAACCCccatatctatctgtctgtctacctatctatctacctacctacctatctatctattcCCTATGTGTCCTGTGTCATTCCATAGCTAACTATATGCAGTTCCCCTGCTTTTATAATCCTCCAACCCtaccacacacacattctctgGCTCTCCCTCTCTGTTTGCTTCATGACCCATCATTCTCTAGGCGATTAGGTACCAGCTCTTCTGGGCTCCCTTAGCTTTGTTTGTATATATCTGGTatgttactgttttttaaaagctgtgaGTAGAGAATAGACTTTTGGAGCCTGGTGCACCtcaatttgagtttatttctgtcactatctatgaccttgggaaaatcactTTACACCTCTGAGTCCAATTTTGCCATCTATGCAAATGAGAGTAATATTTCATCCTCACAAGGTCATAATAATATGAGTTCAGTACATGCCTTCTTCCTCCCCAGTTCTTGGATTTAGTATCCATGCCTCTGGAGCCGTCCTGCTTGTTTTTAAATGGCACTTTAATAATTATAAGACAAGTACAGGCTAATTGTGAAAAACTAAAACattacataaatatgtaaattacaaagaaatgtttatataaatCATCCATAGAAAAAAACCATTCCAGGTTTTCCTCCGTGtcaaatttaacaaatatattgtTACTGTTAAAATAAGATCATCTTATAATACTGACTTAcagcttgcttttttatttaacaatatgcCTTGAATGTATTTGCATCTTACTCTTTTTAATGGCTTTTgagttttccattgtataaatgcaCTATAATTGGTTTACTGAATCCCTTGATAATAgttttggattgtttccagttttttactattgcaaacaatgctgcaataaataaacTTGCACAGAGGTCTTGCAAGGAGGTCATTCTTTTTGATTAATAAAATTGCTGGAATTATCTAAGATTTCTAGAATGCAGCAATTTCTTTACTAACCTTTATTCAACTATCCCTGCTCCTGATAATGGATAGTTGGTAAGCAGATAAGTAAAATCCAGTCATAtcataatgatttatttttatgtctttcatatttttgtatAGTAAGACTACAATTCTGGGTAGAATTTGGCAGTAATGCTGgaattgtttcattcattttgctgGCATTGAGCCCCAAGCATATGAATCCCCCATTCCCCACCAAATAAATTGCTTTATATTTGGTTCAAATTTTCAGCCTTATCAAGGTTTTAAATATCAGGCATTTCATAGGATCCCTTCATAGGTGATCTAACATACTTGTCTGGACCACTGAACTAACTGGACATACACATACTTGGGCCTGAGCCCAAAAGGCTGAGTGACAACAGCATTGTCTATTGTTCCAAGTGCAGCAACTATTATGCTTCTAAACAATGGAATAAACTACAACATGATCTCTCAGTCAAGTCTGcccgccccaacacacacacacagtgtggcTTTAAGGGAGTAAGATGAAATTTCATACACCATCCCTGAGAATCTCTCACTTTGGTTATTCTATGTAATGAGTGGTTATTGTGGCCTAAAAGAAATCACTTGTAGTTTTGTGTTTAGCAGCTCCACATTTAGAATGTTTTTCTCAATCCCCTGAAAAATTAACACTGACCACGGATGTTTCAACATTAGCAGAATAATGTTGACATTACCCAGACAGGTCTGGATCATTGTGAATTTTCGAAGACCAAACACATTAACAGTGGTGACGTCACTGAAAGTCAGCGATTAATAGCTCTAAAATTGAATCGTACCTCAGTGAACCAGTTAATCAGAAATATCTCCTCTGTTTACCCTCTGTAAGATTTAGCTTTAGCCAAGGTCTTTGTAAAGATTAACCAAATCATGTTTACAGAAGACACATCAGGTATggtaaaaatcatttcatttcacaagagagaagaaacactGGCCTGAAATCAGGGATCTTATATTTTGGATGTGGTCTGTCATTTtcaagctgtgtgatcttggacatgtCATTTAAGCTCTCAAAATCTTTCTGTCCTCAGCTGTGGAATGAAGATGATAAGATGCACCTTGCATGTTTAGTTACATGCAGAACTAAACAATGTGGAGAATTGCTATGACCCTTATTACTTTTTTTTGAGATTAAGGAAATAGTTCTAAACTATTACTAGTTCAATTTGCAACTTAGATATCTGCTTTAAACTTCTGTTAGCAAAAATTCACCAGAAGGATGTAGCACAGGCTTAAACCTTGCAAAACGaaacttagttttattttcaattgaGTCTTTTGACCATGTGTGAAATCACAAATTAGTATTATTTTCCACTGAGTGGATAGACTTGGGAAAGGGATGTTGCCTAAATCCCTACACTTGTAGGGAAAATTATATGTTATACGTATGTATACATAAATGGTTTTCCAGGGAGAGGGTTTACAGATTTTTATCGATCAGATTTTCAGAAGAGTACGCAATCACACATATATCATTCATCAATATGCTCAAGAAAGTTTGCCACTTTATATGATTCCTTATTTAGACaaaggatatagaaaaaaaacttcattGACAAAGGTTTAGAGAAGCTATTCTctcttgtactttttaaaaaaattagtccaGTATGACTCTAGTTTGGAGAATCAGTGGTCTGAGATTTTGTGTGCCCCTTAGGGATATTACAGAGGACTAAACTGGTGCCCACCCTGGGAGGGCAGAGTGATATGTACCCTACCCAGCTCCACCCTGCAATTCTGCCCCCTCTCTTGTGGTCCATGCCTTTGGTTTCCAGACCCCTGCCCGATTTCTAGATAATAAAACAGGCACACTCAGTAAGGCCATGATGACCTATAACCATTGAGGGAAAAGCTTTGAAACAGCAGCCACACTGAAAATCTCAGAGCTGGATTTAACACAGAATCAGCTTTGATACTGTTAGCAAAGGTCCATAAGGAAGAGCCAAAGGGCTGAATGTCTATTTATGAGAAGAACTTGGAAACAATACAGAATACGTAGTGGGTGACTTTTCTTTCGGTTCGGGAATTACTGAGAAGGAGGGGTGTCCCAAAAGCCTGGACTTCTCACAACTTGCCTGTGACTTTGGTGCCATGCACACCACTAAGCTGtcacattttccattttagcCATGTCAAGCTACCTCTTTATTATTAAATACGAACTACCTGAAGTAATCAGAGCATTCATGGGACTTGAAGAAAATACTGGGTATGTCTTCTGTTCTCTCTGTAACATCAAGAGACTCGTGCTACTTGGTCTTTTCTGATCCTAATATTCTGGTCTCTCTTTTCTAGAGAATGGTATGTCAATGGCAACTACCTCGTCATATTTGTGTCTGTTGGAGTCATTCTTCCactttctcttcttaaaaatttAGGTAAAGTCATTTTccgtttttattttcatttcatattctAAGAGGTAAGCTGATTGTGGATGCCATATTCACCTTGCAGAATTTCTCTGCTAACTCCTAGGTTACCTTGGTTATACCAGTGGATTTTCTCttacctgcatggtgttttttcTTAGTGTGGTAAGTGATTTTTGACATGATCCTTGTAACTTGGTAGGCATGTGATGCTTTCAGTGCCTGAATTGGTGTCCTCATTTTTGTTCAAGCACATCATTAGCATGAAATAGGTCTTGCCTTACAAGCAATTTTCTTGTATTCTAATTTGGAATGAGAAAAGAACAGTCATGAGTTTAAAAATAGTTGAGTTAGAATGTCAAGACATTGCTAATAGTATGTTCTAGGCACACTGGATGTATGTTTGGACAAAAGGAACACTTCAAGCAGAAATGTGACAATAAGCCAGTATTTAGAAAGGTGGAGGAAGAAGAAGCTAAGAGTCCCAGAAGACAAATGAGTAGGCTATAGGAATAGCCATATGTACATAAATAAGCCATTTTCTCTTACTCATTTTACCCATGAAGAGAAGGTGACCACAGctgaattaaagaaagaaatcctctccccaccccacctccactcccctccAAAAGGAGGACTTTCTGCTAGTATCATGAATGCCAGCATTTATATAGCATTTCCCCAAAGGGGCAAAGGAGGAGGGGGGGATTTCCCAATGACCcatattttcattagtttgaagaaatgaaagagatgcaATATAGCAAGAAAATGACCATCTTTCTCATGGAAGAGTATGCATGAAGTCTGGAACAGATTCATGCAAAATACTGTCTTGTTGACTCCAAGGGGGCGAGTTGCCAACCATAGTTCCAATTCCTCACTTCAAACTGAGGCTGAGGGAGTTTCCATTGTCCATTAGTCTAAAGGGAATCCTCAGCAGATTTCCCGCACTTCTACCCCAGAAACCACCCTTAtggatttttgtttcattattttcctcGAGAGGTTGacctgttgttatttttgttgttgttgttaatgacTGGGTCTAGGTGATTTACAAGAAGTTCCAGATACCCTGCCCTCTGCCTGTTCTGGATCACAATGTTGGGAATCTGACACTCAACAATACAGTTCCAGTGCACGTGATGATGTTACCCAACAACTCTGAGAGCAGAGGTGTGAACTTCATGATGGACTACACCCACCAGAATCCCGCAGGGCTGGATGAGAACCAGGCCAAGGGCTCGCTTCACGGCAGTGGAGTAGAGTATGAAGTGCACAGTGATGACAAGTGTCAGCCCAAATACTTTGTATTCAACTCCCGGGTAAGGGAGAGGGTGCTGGGCCTCTAAGAGTTTTTATTTCACAAACTGAGATGGCCTGGGGTAGCCCTCTGTGTTGGAATGCTAAACCTGCGgtgttgtctttgtttttcagacGGCCTATGCAATTCCCATCCTAGCCTTTGCTTTTGTATGCCACCCCGAGGTCCTTCCCATCTACAGTGAACTTAAAGAGTAAGGCAGCCATCATTTTAGCATTCTAATTTGCTTTGAAAATGTACTCATATGTTCAACGGTGCTTTATACAGGAGCATAGTTTACAGCTTTGTCTTTACAGAAAGTTTATGCTATAACCACTCATCAGCAATGTGCTTTTACCACAAAGGTGTGAATCAGCCCCCTCACTGCTCCCTTTTCTCCTGTTCCTTCCCCCAATGATCCAGGGGTGGTGTTCAGCacagggggaggaggagccaaTATCTGTGAGGATTTTGGCAGGCGTGGggaatttgaatttgaatattGGTGGGAAGAAATGATGTCACTGGAACTGGAAATGACCCACACCCATGAAGGCCAAAAATTATGATTAGGGTGGCCTGGCTAAGCCACTGATGTCACCTGTGGTCAGTCTTTAACCCTTGCCTAGAAGACATTCTGCCACTGGGATGTGCCCTAATCTGGCCTTCATTGTTTTATCTGTACAATGGAGCTACTGGCTAGACAGTCTTCTTTCTTCTAGTTGATATTCTATGATTCCTTAATGCTCTTTTCTCTTTGAGGTTGTTGACATGCACTTGGGGATGAGCCCACTATAGCAGCTTCTTCCTTTACCCTGAGGGGTGGGTGTCATATACTTATTCTCATCTTCTTTACCCAGACATCAATAACCTTAGTCTTTGTTCTCACTAAAAAGCAATAACTTGTCCTATAAATAATAAAGAGGTAAATATTCTGATTTacctcttaaaaatttttagaacactttcaattatttttatgtctttgatttatttggaAAATCCCATGTAG contains:
- the SLC38A4 gene encoding sodium-coupled neutral amino acid transporter 4 isoform X2; the encoded protein is MSSFNLSNAIMGSGILGLSYAMANTGIILFIIMLLAVAILSLYSVHLLLKTAKEGGSLIYEKLGEKAFGWPGKIGAFISITMQNIGAMSSYLFIIKYELPEVIRAFMGLEENTGEWYVNGNYLVIFVSVGVILPLSLLKNLGYLGYTSGFSLTCMVFFLSVVIYKKFQIPCPLPVLDHNVGNLTLNNTVPVHVMMLPNNSESRGVNFMMDYTHQNPAGLDENQAKGSLHGSGVEYEVHSDDKCQPKYFVFNSRTAYAIPILAFAFVCHPEVLPIYSELKDRSQRKMQTVSNISITGMLVMYLLAALFGYLTFYGEVEDELLHAYSKVYTFDTPLLMVRLAVLVAVTLTVPIVLFPIRTSVTTLLFPKRPFSWIRHFLIAAMLIALNNVLVILVPTIKYIFGFIGASSATMLIFILPAVFYLKLVKKEPLRSPQKVGALIFLVVGIIFMIGSMALIIIDWIYNPPNSKHH